DNA sequence from the Bradyrhizobium sp. CIAT3101 genome:
CCGGCATCATGCGCTTGTCGAACAGCGTGCGGCCATAGCGCGCCATGATCGCATCGAGCAGCGAGAAGTCCGAGGCATAGGCGAGTGCGCACATGTGCAGCGCCGGATCGTCCGGCAGCGTCGCCGCCGTCTTGATCCAGACATGGATACGGCCGTCCTCGATCTTCTGGCCGAAGTAGCGGCCGAGCTCGACCGGGCGCAGCTCGATCGGGCGATCCGATTCGTAGTAGCGGCGGATGAAGTCCGGCATCTCGCGGAACATCGGCTGCTTCGCCACCTCCTCCGCCGTGAGCTTTTCCGGCGGTGGCACGTCGGGCATCTTCTCCTGGTGGTCGAACGCGGTCGCTTCCTCGGCATGGAACGACACCATGATCGAGAAGATCGCGTTGCCGTGCTGGATCGCGGTGACGCGGCGGGTCGAATAGCTCTTGCCGTCGCGGAGCCGTTCGACCTGGTAGATGATCGGGATCTGCGGATCGCCCGGCAGGATGAAATAGCAATGCAGCGAATGCGGCAGCCGCCCTTCGACGGTACGGCAGGCCGCGACCATCGCCTGTCCGATCACCTGTCCGCCGAACACCCGCTGCCAGCTCGTCTTCGGGCTGTTGCCGCGGAACAAATTCACCTCGAGCTGCTCGAGGTCGAGGATCGAGATCAGGTCGATCAGGCTCTTGGACATGGAATTCAGCTTTCGCATCGTCATTCCAGCTTCGCTGCTCCGGAATGACACAATGAGGGCGTTCCGCCCTTGTTTCACCGCACTGTTTCGCCCACCTCAAGTCTGCTAGCAAGACCCGAGAATTGGCCGGGAATTTTGTATGTCACAGAATAGCATAGTCATTGGCGGCGGCGCGTTTGCGGGCCTGGCGCTTGCACTTGCCTTGCGCCAGGGGCTCGGGCCCGAGATTCCCGTCATCGTCGCCGATCCCGCGCTCGCCACACGGCCGAGCCGTGATCCCCGCGCCACCGCCATCGTCGCGGCCTGCCGCCGCCTGTTCGAGGCGCTCGGCGCCTGGGACGACGTCAAGGCTGAGGCCCAGCCGATCCTCGACATGGTCGTCACCGATTCCAAGCTCGAGGACGCCACCCGCCCGGCATTCCTGAATTTCGCCGGTGACGTCGCGCCCGGCGAGCCCTTTGCGCATATGGTCGAGAACCGCCGCCTGATCGATGCGCTGGTCGTCCGCGCCGAAGCCGAAGGGATCGATCTCCGCGCGACGATTGTTGCGTCCTACGACGCGAGCGCCGATGGCGTGGATGTGACGCTCGGCGACGGCAGCAAGATTGCCGCGAGCTTGCTCGTCGCCGCCGATGGCGCGAAGTCGAAGCTGCGCGAGCGGGCCGGCATCGCCACCCATGGCTGGGAATACGATCAATCCGGCATCGTCGTCACCGTCGGCCACGAGCGCGATCACGACGGCCGCGCCGAAGAGCACTTTTTGCCCGCGGGCCCCTTTGCGATCCTGCCGCTCGCAGGCAAGCGATCGTCGCTGGTGTGGACCGAGCGCCGCGCCGAGGCCGCGCGCATCATTGCGCTCGGCGACGAAGAGTTTCACGGCGAGCTCGAACGCCGTTTTGGTTTGCATCTCGGCGAGATCAAGGCGCTCGACAAGCCACGTGCGTTCCCGCTGTCCTATTTCGTGGCGCGCTCCTTCGTCGCGGAGCGCCTCGCGCTGGTCGGCGATTCCGCCCACGTCATCCACCCCATCGCGGGGCAAGGCCTCAACATGGGGCTGAAGGATGTCGCAGCCTTGGCCGAGGTCGTGGTCGATGCCGCGCGGCTCGGCATGGATCTCGGCGGCGCCGATGTGCTCGAGCGCTATCAGCGCTGGCGTCGCTTCGACACCATGGCGATGGGGGTTGCCACCAACTCGCTGAACTTCCTGTTCTCCAACCAGTCGACGCTGTTGCGCACGGTGCGCGATATCGGCCTCGGTATCGTCGACCGCACCCCGCCGCTGAAGAATCTGTTCATCCGCCAGGCGGCGGGTTTGACGGGGGAGATTCCGAAGTTGCTGAAGGGCGAGGCGCTGTAGCCATCGAGTTCCCGCCGGCGCCTCGTTCTCCGCTGTCGTCCCGGACAAGCGAAGCGCAGATCCGGGACCCATACGCCGCAGCAAGAGTTTTGCGAATATTCGGAGTTACCAGCTTCGTCCCAAACCACGCCCTGTGGTTATGGGTCCCCGCGTTCGCGGGGACGACAGCGAGACTATTGCGACGCTATCGCGTAAATCTCGCGTCGGTCTCAATCGATCTTGCGCGCCTCTTCCGGCAGCATGATCGGGATGCCGTCGCGGATCGGATAAGCGAGTTTTGCGGACCGCGAGATCAGCTCCTGCTTGGCCGCGTCGAATTCCAGCGGGCCCTTGGTCAGCGGGCAGACCAGGATCTCCAGCAGTTTGGGATCGACGCTGTTTTCGGGACGTTCGGTGGGCGTGTTCATCGTGGTCTCCGGCGATCGGCTGCCTGTAGCATAGAATAATTCGCCCGCCCATCGCGGGCTAGGCCGAGACCATCCGCTGGATCTCGTCGAGCAGGCCCTGCAGGCGTGCGGCCGGCACCGGCGCGGCCGAGAGCGCATAGCCCAAAAACGTCCAGTACAGGATCTGCGCGCGGGCCTGCGCGCTTGAGGCGGGGAATCCGCGGCGTTGCAGCAGGGCCTCGATATAGTCGAGCCTGCGGCGGTCGATGGCGCGGACGGCCGCCTGCGCCGCCGGATCGAACGCCGCCCAGTTGCGCACCGCGCGCTCCAGGTCGAGCCGGGCGCCGAAGGTCCGGCGCAGCAGCGCCGTCAGCGGCTCGTCGCTGTCGGCCTCGACGCGCGCGATGATCTCCTCGGCGGCGATCTCGCGCCAGCGCTTCAGGATGGCCGCGTGGAACGCGCCGAGATCGGCAAAATGCCAGTAAAAGCTACCGCGGGAGACGCCCATGGCTTTTGCCAATGGATCGGCCTTCAGCGCGGTGAAGCCGCTCCTGGTGAGTGCCTTGAGGCCCTGGCTGATCCAGTCGTCGGCGGAAAGCTGGTCGGTCATGTCGGGTTCCGAAGTCGGGCCATACACTAGTGTATTGACAGGCGGCAGGCCAGCCTCTATCTCACCATACACAGATGTATGGAGGCGTCGATGCGTGATCTCTTGCTCCAGTGCGCTGGAATCCTTGCCATCGTGGTGGCCGTCATCCACGGCGTCCTCGGCGAGACCAAGGTTTTCCCCCGCGCCACGATCGAGCCGCCGCGGCTCCGCACCCTGATCCGCCTGGTCTGGCAGGCCTCGACCGTCGCCTGGATCGGCTGCGGCGTGCTCCTGATCGCGACGCCCTGGATGGACTCCGCGCCGGCGCGCCGCTGGATCGTCCTCACCATGATCTGCGTGTTCGGCTTCTCCGCCTGCGCCAACGCATGGGCGACGCGTGGCCGCCATTTCGGCTGGATGGCGCTGAGCGTGGTCGTGGCGATGGCGGTGGCCGGCTACTGAGGGCGGTGCGGAATTGCAGCCCGTCGAATCCGTGAGACGTAAGGCCGCAGCGCGCCGCAAAACCCGCCCTGCCCTCGGACCGCGCTGATGTTTTGGCGACCGTTAGAATATCTCTAAGGCGTCGCGGCTCCGAACCCCGATTGACTTCACCCTCCCCTTTGTTTCCTTCGGGCGCGCTTCGCGCACACGACAGAGGAGGAGACATTCGTGAGAGTCATTCGTGTTCTTGCCATCGCACTGACGGTCGGGATCGGCATGGGGTCGACGGCGATGGCCGACGGTTTCAAGAACTGCACCAAGCTCGACAAGGCGTCGTGGAAGCCGGCGAGCGAAGCCGAAGCCAAGGCCAAGGCACTGGGCTACGAAGTGCGCCGCTCCAAGATCGAAGGCTCGTGCTATGAGGTCTACGGCGTCAAGGAAGGCAAGCTCTACGAGCTGTTCTACAGCCCGGAAGATCTCAGCCTGAAGCACACGATCGCCAAGTAGGCCTCTGCGCCAAAGGGTGGTCAAGGGTGGTCCCGGCTTGAACGACAAAGCGCTGCGAGAGACGCGCGGGGTGTCCGACCGACGCCCCGCGGATCGGACGGTGGCGGTCTGGGACCTTCCGCTGCGGCTCTGGCACTGGGCGCTCGCGGCCAGTGTCCTGGCCGCGTGGTTCACGCCCACCGTCTACGACAGCCTTCACCGCATCGTCGGCTACACCGTCATCGGGCTTTTGGCGTTCCGCCTGGTCTGGGGATTTTGGGGCAGCCGCTATGCGCGCTTTCGCATGATCGGTGTCAGGCTTCGCGCTGCGCCCAACTATCTCTGGAATCTGCGTCGCGGCATCACCGGCCGCTACATCGGGCTCAATCCCGCCGGCACGTTGATGCTGGTCGCGCTGCTGTTGTCGCTCACCGTCTCGGCGATCACGGGCGCCCTGTCGGTGACCGTCACCTTCTTCGGCGTCTGGTGGATCGAGGACACCCACGCTTACGCATCCGACGCCGTGATCGTCCTGGTCGTGCTGCACATCGTCGGCGTGGTCGCGATGGGCCTGCTTCAGCGCGAGAATCTGATCCGCGCGATGATCACGGGCCGCAAGCGCATCCGCCATCATTCGTAGAGTTCTTAGGCGCGAAACTCTTTCCTCGTCATGGCCGGGCTCGACCCGGCCATCCACGTCTTACCTGCAGCACGAAAAACGTGGATGCCCGGGACGTCTACCGCGAAGACGCGCTTCGCGCTTTTGCCCGGGGCATGACGGAGTTGGAGGCTGACAGGCTCAGTCTTACTGCAACGGTGGATCGCCGCTGGTGCGCTTCTTGGCGAGGTCCATCTCGGTCACCGCGATCAAGATCTCGGCGCGGGTCTTCAAATCCAGTGCTTCCAGCATCGCCTGCTTCTCGGCGGGGCCGTAAGGCGACATCATCGCCAGCGCATTGACCAGCGCCTCGTTGGGC
Encoded proteins:
- the tesB gene encoding acyl-CoA thioesterase II, coding for MSKSLIDLISILDLEQLEVNLFRGNSPKTSWQRVFGGQVIGQAMVAACRTVEGRLPHSLHCYFILPGDPQIPIIYQVERLRDGKSYSTRRVTAIQHGNAIFSIMVSFHAEEATAFDHQEKMPDVPPPEKLTAEEVAKQPMFREMPDFIRRYYESDRPIELRPVELGRYFGQKIEDGRIHVWIKTAATLPDDPALHMCALAYASDFSLLDAIMARYGRTLFDKRMMPASLDHAMWFHRPFRADEWLLYAQDSPSAQGGRGLTRGSIFKPDGTLVASVAQEGSVRERRS
- a CDS encoding ubiquinone biosynthesis hydroxylase, whose amino-acid sequence is MSQNSIVIGGGAFAGLALALALRQGLGPEIPVIVADPALATRPSRDPRATAIVAACRRLFEALGAWDDVKAEAQPILDMVVTDSKLEDATRPAFLNFAGDVAPGEPFAHMVENRRLIDALVVRAEAEGIDLRATIVASYDASADGVDVTLGDGSKIAASLLVAADGAKSKLRERAGIATHGWEYDQSGIVVTVGHERDHDGRAEEHFLPAGPFAILPLAGKRSSLVWTERRAEAARIIALGDEEFHGELERRFGLHLGEIKALDKPRAFPLSYFVARSFVAERLALVGDSAHVIHPIAGQGLNMGLKDVAALAEVVVDAARLGMDLGGADVLERYQRWRRFDTMAMGVATNSLNFLFSNQSTLLRTVRDIGLGIVDRTPPLKNLFIRQAAGLTGEIPKLLKGEAL
- a CDS encoding Trm112 family protein codes for the protein MNTPTERPENSVDPKLLEILVCPLTKGPLEFDAAKQELISRSAKLAYPIRDGIPIMLPEEARKID
- a CDS encoding TetR/AcrR family transcriptional regulator; this translates as MTDQLSADDWISQGLKALTRSGFTALKADPLAKAMGVSRGSFYWHFADLGAFHAAILKRWREIAAEEIIARVEADSDEPLTALLRRTFGARLDLERAVRNWAAFDPAAQAAVRAIDRRRLDYIEALLQRRGFPASSAQARAQILYWTFLGYALSAAPVPAARLQGLLDEIQRMVSA
- a CDS encoding PepSY domain-containing protein, with translation MRVIRVLAIALTVGIGMGSTAMADGFKNCTKLDKASWKPASEAEAKAKALGYEVRRSKIEGSCYEVYGVKEGKLYELFYSPEDLSLKHTIAK
- a CDS encoding cytochrome b/b6 domain-containing protein, whose amino-acid sequence is MNDKALRETRGVSDRRPADRTVAVWDLPLRLWHWALAASVLAAWFTPTVYDSLHRIVGYTVIGLLAFRLVWGFWGSRYARFRMIGVRLRAAPNYLWNLRRGITGRYIGLNPAGTLMLVALLLSLTVSAITGALSVTVTFFGVWWIEDTHAYASDAVIVLVVLHIVGVVAMGLLQRENLIRAMITGRKRIRHHS